From a single Pseudobutyrivibrio xylanivorans genomic region:
- the rpsD gene encoding 30S ribosomal protein S4, with protein sequence MAVNKTPVLKRCRSLDLDPTFLGYDKKSRRQKNRGRGKKSEYALQLQEKQKAKFIYGVLEKPFRNYYEKADRQKGMTGENLMTMLESRLDNVVFRMGFARTRKEARQVVDHKMFLVNGKSVNIPSYLVKAGDVIEVREKSKSLQRFKDITEVTAGRIVPEWIDVDAENLKGTVKELPNREQIDVPVDEMLIVELYSK encoded by the coding sequence ATGGCAGTTAATAAGACACCAGTTCTTAAAAGATGTAGATCTCTTGATTTAGATCCTACATTTTTAGGATATGATAAGAAGTCACGTAGACAGAAGAATAGAGGAAGAGGCAAGAAGTCTGAGTACGCTCTTCAGCTTCAGGAGAAGCAGAAGGCTAAGTTTATCTATGGCGTACTTGAAAAGCCTTTCCGTAATTATTATGAGAAGGCTGACCGTCAGAAGGGTATGACAGGTGAAAACCTTATGACAATGCTTGAGAGCCGTCTTGATAACGTAGTATTCCGTATGGGATTTGCACGTACAAGAAAGGAAGCTCGTCAGGTTGTTGATCACAAGATGTTCCTTGTAAACGGTAAGTCAGTTAACATTCCTTCATACCTTGTAAAGGCTGGAGATGTTATCGAGGTTCGTGAGAAGTCAAAGAGCCTTCAGAGATTTAAGGATATCACAGAGGTTACAGCTGGTAGAATCGTTCCTGAGTGGATCGATGTTGACGCTGAGAATCTTAAGGGTACAGTAAAAGAGCTTCCTAACAGAGAGCAGATTGATGTTCCTGTAGACGAGATGCTTATCGTCGAGTTATATTCAAAATAA
- the rplN gene encoding 50S ribosomal protein L14, with the protein MVQQESRLKVADNTGAKEILVIRVMGGSTRRYANIGDIITATVKDATPGGVVKKGDVVKAVVVRSVKGARRKDGSYIKFDENAAVIIKDDKTPRGTRIFGPVARELREKQFMKIVSLAPEVL; encoded by the coding sequence ATGGTACAACAGGAAAGTAGATTAAAGGTAGCTGATAATACTGGTGCCAAGGAAATCCTTGTTATCCGTGTTATGGGTGGATCTACAAGAAGATATGCCAACATCGGCGACATTATTACTGCTACCGTTAAAGATGCAACACCAGGTGGCGTTGTAAAGAAGGGTGACGTTGTTAAGGCAGTAGTTGTTCGTTCAGTTAAAGGTGCCCGTCGTAAAGATGGTTCTTATATCAAGTTTGATGAAAACGCTGCAGTCATCATCAAAGATGACAAGACTCCAAGAGGAACTCGTATTTTTGGACCTGTAGCTAGAGAGCTTCGTGAGAAGCAGTTCATGAAGATTGTTTCTCTCGCTCCAGAAGTATTGTAG
- a CDS encoding adenylate kinase: MKIIMLGAPGAGKGTQAKQIASKYSIPHISTGDIFRANIKNGTELGKKAKEYMDQGLLVPDELTCDLVMDRIAQDDAKNGFVLDGFPRTIPQAEALDAALTKIGQSMDFAIDVDVPDENIINRMSGRRACLNCGATYHIVSIPPKKEGVCDSCGSELVLRDDDKPETVKKRLDVYHDQTQPLIDYYNGKGILKSVDGTQPMEKVFEDITAILGA, encoded by the coding sequence ATGAAGATTATTATGTTAGGTGCACCTGGTGCAGGCAAAGGAACACAGGCAAAGCAGATTGCTTCAAAGTATTCTATTCCTCACATTTCTACAGGTGATATATTCCGTGCTAACATTAAAAACGGTACAGAGCTTGGCAAGAAAGCAAAGGAATACATGGATCAGGGTTTGCTTGTTCCAGATGAACTTACATGTGATCTTGTAATGGACCGTATTGCACAGGATGATGCTAAAAATGGATTTGTTTTAGATGGTTTCCCAAGAACAATTCCTCAGGCAGAAGCTCTTGATGCTGCTCTTACAAAGATTGGACAGTCTATGGACTTCGCTATTGATGTAGATGTTCCAGATGAGAACATCATCAACAGAATGTCGGGACGTAGAGCATGCCTTAACTGTGGTGCTACATATCACATCGTTTCTATTCCGCCTAAGAAGGAAGGCGTTTGTGATTCATGCGGTAGCGAGCTTGTACTTAGAGATGATGATAAGCCAGAGACAGTTAAGAAGAGACTTGATGTATATCATGATCAGACACAGCCACTTATTGATTATTACAATGGCAAGGGTATCCTTAAGTCTGTAGATGGTACACAGCCAATGGAAAAAGTTTTTGAGGATATCACAGCTATTTTAGGAGCTTAA
- the rpsE gene encoding 30S ribosomal protein S5, producing MKREIIDASQLELTEQVVEIKRVTKVVKGGRNMRFTALVVVGDKNGHVGAGLGKAAEIPEAIRKGKEDAMKKLITVKLDDNHSITHDIQGKHTGASVLLKKAPEGTGIIAGGPARAVCELAGIGNIRTKSLGSSNKQNVVLATIEGLKLLKSPEEVAKARGKKVEDILA from the coding sequence ATGAAACGTGAAATCATTGACGCTAGCCAGTTAGAATTAACTGAGCAGGTTGTAGAAATTAAGCGTGTAACAAAGGTTGTTAAGGGTGGACGTAACATGCGTTTCACAGCTCTTGTTGTAGTAGGCGATAAGAACGGACACGTTGGCGCTGGACTCGGCAAGGCAGCTGAAATTCCTGAAGCTATCCGCAAGGGTAAGGAAGATGCAATGAAGAAGCTCATCACAGTTAAGCTTGATGACAACCACAGTATTACACACGACATTCAGGGTAAGCACACAGGCGCTTCTGTACTTCTTAAGAAGGCTCCAGAAGGTACTGGTATCATCGCTGGTGGTCCAGCACGTGCCGTATGTGAGCTTGCAGGTATCGGAAACATCCGTACAAAGTCACTTGGATCATCAAATAAGCAGAACGTTGTTCTTGCTACTATCGAAGGACTTAAGCTTCTTAAGTCTCCTGAGGAAGTAGCTAAGGCTCGTGGCAAGAAGGTTGAAGACATTCTTGCTTAA
- the rplE gene encoding 50S ribosomal protein L5: MSRLKDQYLNEIVPAMVEKFGYKNIMEVPKIEKIVVNMGVGEAKDNAKLLESAVNDMEKITGQKAVTTKAKNSVANFKIREGMAIGCKTTLRGEKMYEFADRLINLALPRVRDFRGVNPNSFDGRGNYALGIKEQIIFPEIEYDKIDKTRGMDIIFVTTAKTDEEARELLRLFNMPFAKEA; the protein is encoded by the coding sequence TTGAGTAGATTAAAAGATCAGTATCTTAATGAGATCGTACCAGCAATGGTTGAGAAGTTCGGATACAAGAATATTATGGAAGTTCCTAAGATCGAAAAGATCGTTGTCAACATGGGTGTTGGCGAAGCAAAGGACAATGCTAAGCTTCTTGAGTCTGCAGTTAATGATATGGAAAAGATTACAGGCCAGAAAGCAGTTACAACAAAGGCTAAGAACTCAGTTGCTAACTTCAAGATTCGTGAAGGTATGGCAATTGGTTGCAAGACTACACTCCGTGGAGAGAAGATGTACGAGTTCGCAGATCGTCTCATCAATCTTGCACTTCCACGTGTACGTGACTTTAGAGGTGTAAATCCTAATTCCTTCGACGGAAGAGGAAACTATGCACTTGGTATTAAGGAGCAGATCATCTTCCCTGAGATCGAGTACGATAAGATCGACAAGACTCGTGGTATGGATATCATCTTCGTAACTACAGCTAAGACAGATGAAGAGGCAAGAGAATTACTTCGTTTATTCAACATGCCTTTCGCTAAGGAAGCATAG
- the rplX gene encoding 50S ribosomal protein L24, with product MATFKIKKGDTVRVIAGGDVNNEGKVIAVDKKNNTVTVEGVNMVKRHVKPNMANQAGGIIEQEAPIDASNVMLLHNGQPTRVGFKMDGDKKVRFAKKTGEVID from the coding sequence ATGGCAACATTTAAGATTAAAAAAGGCGATACTGTTCGTGTCATCGCTGGTGGCGATGTTAACAACGAAGGTAAGGTTATCGCAGTAGATAAGAAGAATAACACCGTTACAGTTGAAGGTGTAAACATGGTTAAGCGTCATGTTAAGCCTAACATGGCTAATCAGGCAGGCGGTATCATCGAGCAGGAAGCTCCTATCGATGCTTCAAATGTTATGTTACTTCATAACGGTCAGCCTACACGCGTTGGCTTCAAGATGGACGGCGACAAGAAGGTCCGTTTCGCTAAGAAGACTGGCGAAGTGATTGACTAA
- the infA gene encoding translation initiation factor IF-1, whose protein sequence is MSKADVIEVEGVVVEKLPNAMFKVELENGHQILAHISGKLRQNYIRILPGDKVTIEMSPYDLSKGRIIWRDK, encoded by the coding sequence ATGTCTAAGGCAGATGTTATTGAAGTAGAGGGAGTTGTTGTAGAAAAACTTCCAAATGCTATGTTTAAGGTTGAGCTTGAGAATGGTCATCAGATTCTTGCGCATATTAGTGGTAAGTTAAGACAGAATTACATTCGTATCTTACCGGGTGATAAAGTAACAATCGAAATGAGTCCTTATGATCTTTCAAAGGGAAGAATCATTTGGAGAGATAAATAA
- the secY gene encoding preprotein translocase subunit SecY: MLQTLRDAFKIKDLRRRIGFTFLMLIVVRLGSLLPVPGINGSAFSSLFADSDSALNFFDSITGGSFSSMSVFALNITPYITSSIIMQLLTIAFPKLEEMQRDGEAGRKKMTAITRYLTVGLALGESIAMAIGFGRSGYLVAYNAWYVILVVAALTAGSAVLMWIGERITEKGIGNGISIVLTINIISRIPSDLTKLYEQFMANRTVAKATLAGVIIAAIIVALVVFVVILQSAERRIPVQYSNKIQGRRQVGGNSSVIPMKVNTAGVIPVIFAQSLLQTPIMLVQLFAKNGVQGFWGKVLNAMNQSNWFNPGNWVNSIGAVVYILLIIGFAYFYTEITFNPLEIAENLKRSGGFIPGIRPGKPTSDYLTGILQHIIFIGAIGLAIVALLPIIFNGLLGASVSFGGTSIIIIVGVIVETLKQVESQMMVRNYKGFLND; encoded by the coding sequence ATGCTTCAAACACTACGCGATGCTTTTAAAATTAAAGATTTAAGAAGACGAATTGGTTTTACATTTTTAATGCTTATTGTTGTTAGGCTTGGAAGCTTGCTTCCAGTGCCTGGCATCAATGGCAGTGCCTTTAGCAGTCTCTTCGCGGATAGTGACAGTGCGTTGAATTTCTTTGATTCGATCACTGGTGGTTCTTTTTCATCAATGTCAGTTTTCGCGCTGAATATTACACCATACATTACATCTTCTATCATTATGCAGTTGCTTACAATTGCATTTCCTAAGTTAGAAGAGATGCAGCGTGATGGTGAGGCCGGCAGAAAAAAGATGACAGCAATTACACGTTATCTCACTGTTGGATTGGCACTCGGTGAATCAATTGCAATGGCAATTGGATTTGGAAGAAGTGGATATCTCGTTGCTTACAATGCTTGGTATGTTATTTTAGTTGTAGCAGCTCTTACAGCTGGTTCTGCAGTTCTCATGTGGATTGGTGAGAGAATTACAGAAAAGGGTATTGGAAATGGTATTTCAATAGTTCTTACTATTAATATCATTAGCCGTATCCCATCTGATTTAACAAAGCTTTATGAGCAGTTCATGGCAAATAGAACAGTTGCAAAAGCAACACTGGCTGGCGTGATTATCGCTGCAATTATTGTTGCACTTGTTGTATTCGTTGTTATTTTGCAGAGCGCTGAGAGACGTATTCCAGTTCAATATTCCAATAAGATTCAGGGAAGAAGACAGGTTGGCGGTAATTCCTCAGTAATTCCTATGAAGGTTAATACTGCAGGTGTTATCCCAGTTATCTTCGCACAGTCCCTGCTTCAGACTCCTATAATGCTTGTTCAGTTATTCGCTAAGAATGGCGTTCAGGGATTTTGGGGTAAAGTATTAAATGCTATGAATCAGTCTAACTGGTTTAACCCAGGAAACTGGGTAAATTCAATCGGAGCAGTTGTTTATATTCTCCTTATCATTGGATTCGCATATTTCTATACAGAAATTACATTTAATCCACTTGAGATTGCTGAGAATCTTAAGCGTTCTGGTGGATTTATCCCAGGTATTAGACCAGGCAAGCCTACATCAGATTACCTTACAGGTATCTTACAGCACATTATTTTCATTGGTGCAATTGGACTTGCAATCGTAGCTTTACTTCCAATCATCTTTAACGGTTTGCTTGGAGCAAGCGTTTCATTTGGTGGTACATCAATCATCATTATTGTTGGTGTTATCGTTGAAACACTTAAGCAGGTTGAATCACAGATGATGGTTCGTAATTACAAAGGATTTTTAAATGACTAA
- the rpsQ gene encoding 30S ribosomal protein S17, giving the protein MERNLRKTRTGVVVSDKMDKTIVVAIRDNVKHPLYNKIVKKTYKLKAHDENGDAHIGDTVKVMETRPLSKDKRWRLVEVIERAK; this is encoded by the coding sequence GTGGAAAGAAACTTAAGAAAAACACGTACAGGTGTTGTTGTAAGCGACAAGATGGATAAGACAATCGTTGTTGCAATTCGTGACAATGTAAAGCATCCACTTTACAACAAGATCGTTAAGAAGACATATAAGCTTAAGGCACACGATGAGAACGGCGATGCTCACATCGGTGATACAGTAAAGGTTATGGAGACAAGACCACTCTCTAAGGATAAGAGATGGAGACTCGTTGAAGTAATCGAGAGAGCAAAATAA
- a CDS encoding RNA-binding protein translates to MDLTLALSKAGHDKNQVYVIIDELDDFYMVANGTTKPIAKPKKKKKIHLQLIKNIPSDVLEEYDSTKALDDLIIKRILKSYNRRNKDV, encoded by the coding sequence ATGGATTTAACACTTGCATTATCAAAGGCGGGTCATGATAAAAATCAGGTGTATGTCATTATTGATGAATTAGATGATTTTTACATGGTTGCAAATGGTACAACTAAGCCAATTGCAAAGCCGAAGAAAAAGAAGAAGATTCATTTACAGCTTATTAAAAATATTCCGTCAGATGTTCTTGAAGAATATGATTCTACAAAAGCACTTGATGATCTTATAATTAAAAGAATTCTTAAAAGTTATAATAGGAGGAACAAAGATGTCTAA
- the rpsK gene encoding 30S ribosomal protein S11, producing MAKVAKKTTKKRVKKNVEHGQVHVQASFNNTIVTITDAQGNALSWASAGGLGFRGSRKSTPYAAQMAAETAVKAALIHGLKSVDVFVKGPGSGREAAIRAIDANGVQVLTIKDVTPVPHNGCRPPKRRRV from the coding sequence ATGGCTAAAGTTGCAAAGAAGACAACAAAAAAGCGTGTAAAGAAAAACGTTGAACACGGACAGGTACATGTTCAGGCATCTTTCAATAACACTATCGTTACTATTACAGATGCTCAGGGTAACGCTCTTTCATGGGCAAGTGCTGGTGGTCTAGGATTTAGAGGTTCAAGGAAATCTACTCCTTATGCTGCGCAGATGGCAGCAGAGACAGCAGTTAAGGCTGCATTAATTCACGGTTTAAAGAGTGTAGATGTATTCGTAAAGGGACCAGGTTCAGGACGTGAAGCTGCTATTCGTGCAATCGATGCAAATGGCGTTCAGGTTCTTACAATCAAGGATGTTACTCCAGTTCCACACAACGGATGTCGTCCACCAAAGCGTAGAAGAGTCTAA
- the rpmD gene encoding 50S ribosomal protein L30 — protein MAEKKLRVTLVKSTIGAVPKNKKTVEALGLRKVNKTVELPDNDSVRGMLRMVNHLVKVEEI, from the coding sequence ATGGCAGAGAAGAAGTTAAGAGTAACACTCGTAAAGTCTACAATCGGTGCTGTTCCTAAGAACAAGAAGACTGTAGAAGCACTTGGCCTTAGAAAGGTCAATAAGACTGTTGAGCTTCCTGACAACGACAGCGTTCGCGGAATGCTTAGAATGGTCAATCACTTAGTAAAAGTTGAAGAAATTTAA
- the rpsM gene encoding 30S ribosomal protein S13, with product MARIAGVDLPRDKRIEIGLTYIYGIGRVSSNKVLEAAGVDPNTRVKDLTDEEVKKISTVIDETLTVEGDLRREVALDIKRLQEIGCYRGIRHRKGLPVRGQKTKTNARTRKGPKRTVANKKK from the coding sequence ATGGCTCGTATTGCAGGTGTAGATTTACCAAGAGACAAGAGAATTGAAATTGGTTTAACTTACATTTACGGAATTGGTAGAGTAAGCTCAAACAAAGTTCTTGAGGCAGCTGGTGTAGATCCTAACACACGTGTTAAGGATTTAACTGACGAAGAAGTTAAGAAGATCAGCACAGTTATCGATGAGACATTAACTGTAGAAGGTGATCTTAGAAGAGAAGTTGCACTTGATATCAAGAGACTTCAGGAAATCGGATGCTATAGAGGAATCCGTCATAGAAAGGGTCTTCCTGTTCGTGGACAGAAGACTAAGACAAACGCTCGTACTCGCAAGGGTCCAAAGCGTACAGTAGCTAATAAGAAGAAGTAA
- the rplR gene encoding 50S ribosomal protein L18 translates to MVSKKSRQVVRQTKHRRLRNTLAGTAERPRLAVFRSNNHMYVQVIDDTCGNTLVSASTLDADVKTDLAKTNNIEAASKLGTVIAKKAQEKGIKEVVFDRGGYIYAGKVAALADAAREAGLEF, encoded by the coding sequence ATGGTAAGTAAGAAATCTAGACAAGTAGTTCGCCAGACAAAGCATAGAAGACTTCGTAACACTCTAGCCGGTACTGCAGAAAGACCTCGTTTAGCAGTGTTCAGAAGCAACAATCATATGTATGTTCAGGTAATTGACGATACATGTGGAAATACACTCGTTTCAGCATCTACTCTTGACGCAGACGTTAAGACAGACCTTGCAAAGACAAATAACATCGAAGCTGCTTCAAAGCTCGGTACAGTTATTGCTAAGAAGGCACAGGAAAAGGGAATCAAGGAAGTCGTTTTCGACAGAGGTGGTTACATTTATGCCGGCAAGGTTGCAGCTCTTGCAGACGCAGCTAGAGAAGCTGGATTAGAATTCTAG
- the rplO gene encoding 50S ribosomal protein L15, which produces MDLSNLQPAEGSKHSDNFRRGRGHGSGNGKTAGKGHKGQKARSGGSIRLGFEGGQMPLYRRLPKRGFKNRNTKEIVGINVSYLERFDNGATVTVDTLIESGIIKNPRDGVKILGGGELTKKLNVQANAFSASAKEKIEALGGTVEVI; this is translated from the coding sequence ATGGATTTATCTAACTTACAGCCAGCAGAAGGCTCAAAGCACAGCGATAATTTCAGAAGAGGCCGTGGTCACGGTTCAGGAAATGGCAAGACTGCTGGTAAGGGTCATAAGGGACAGAAGGCTCGTTCTGGCGGAAGCATTAGACTTGGATTCGAAGGTGGACAGATGCCTTTATACAGACGTCTTCCTAAGCGTGGTTTCAAGAATAGAAATACAAAGGAAATCGTTGGTATCAATGTTTCTTATTTAGAGAGATTTGATAATGGTGCTACTGTAACTGTTGATACTCTTATCGAGAGCGGTATCATCAAGAATCCTCGCGATGGCGTTAAGATCCTTGGCGGCGGAGAGCTTACAAAGAAGCTTAACGTTCAGGCTAATGCATTCAGCGCTAGCGCTAAGGAAAAGATTGAAGCTTTAGGCGGAACAGTAGAGGTGATCTAA
- the rpsH gene encoding 30S ribosomal protein S8 encodes MTMSDPIADMLTRIRNANTAKHDTVDVPASKMKIAIADILVDEGFITKYDIVDNGNFKDIRVTLKYGANKNEKIISGIKRISKPGLRIYAGKDDIPYVLGGLGIAILSTNKGIITDKEARKLQVGGEVLAYVW; translated from the coding sequence ATGACAATGAGTGATCCAATAGCAGATATGCTTACAAGAATCCGTAATGCAAATACTGCAAAACATGATACAGTTGATGTTCCAGCATCTAAGATGAAAATCGCTATCGCTGATATTCTTGTAGATGAGGGATTTATCACAAAGTATGACATCGTTGATAATGGTAACTTCAAGGATATCCGTGTTACATTAAAGTACGGTGCAAACAAGAACGAGAAGATTATTTCTGGTATTAAGAGAATTTCTAAGCCAGGTCTTCGTATTTATGCTGGTAAGGACGATATCCCATACGTTTTAGGTGGACTTGGTATCGCTATCCTTTCAACAAACAAGGGCATCATCACAGATAAGGAAGCTCGTAAGCTTCAGGTTGGTGGCGAAGTTCTTGCATACGTTTGGTAA
- a CDS encoding type Z 30S ribosomal protein S14 produces MAKKSMKVKQQRTAKFSTQEYSRCKICGRPHAYLRKYGICRVCFRELAYKGQIPGVKKASW; encoded by the coding sequence ATGGCAAAGAAGTCAATGAAAGTTAAGCAGCAGCGCACAGCTAAGTTCTCTACACAAGAGTACAGCCGCTGCAAAATCTGCGGTCGTCCACATGCATACCTTAGAAAGTATGGTATTTGTAGAGTATGTTTCCGTGAGTTAGCTTACAAGGGACAGATTCCAGGCGTTAAGAAAGCTTCATGGTAA
- the rplF gene encoding 50S ribosomal protein L6 gives MSRIGRMPIAVPAGVTVEIAENNHVTVKGPKGTLERTLPSEMDIKLEGAEVVVTRPNDLKKMKSLHGLTRTLINNMVVGVTTGYEKTLEVNGVGYRASKAGKKLTLNLGYSHPVEMEDPEGIESTVDGNKIIIKGIDKEKVGQYAANIRDKRRPEPYKGKGIKYSDEVIRRKVGKTGKK, from the coding sequence ATGTCACGTATAGGAAGAATGCCAATCGCAGTTCCAGCTGGTGTTACAGTTGAGATTGCAGAAAATAATCATGTGACTGTAAAAGGTCCTAAGGGTACTCTTGAGAGAACTCTTCCATCAGAGATGGATATCAAGCTCGAGGGTGCAGAAGTTGTTGTTACTAGACCTAATGATTTAAAGAAAATGAAGTCTTTACATGGTCTTACAAGAACACTTATCAACAACATGGTTGTTGGTGTTACAACAGGCTATGAGAAGACTCTTGAGGTTAACGGTGTAGGTTACAGAGCATCTAAGGCTGGTAAGAAGCTTACTCTTAACCTTGGTTACTCACACCCAGTAGAGATGGAAGATCCAGAGGGTATCGAGTCAACTGTTGACGGAAATAAAATTATCATCAAGGGTATCGACAAGGAAAAGGTTGGTCAGTACGCTGCCAACATCAGAGATAAGAGAAGACCTGAGCCATACAAGGGTAAGGGTATTAAGTACTCTGATGAAGTTATTAGACGTAAAGTCGGTAAGACCGGTAAGAAATAG
- the rpmJ gene encoding 50S ribosomal protein L36 codes for MKVRSSVKPMCEKCKVIKRKGSIRIICENPKHKQRQG; via the coding sequence GTGAAAGTAAGATCTTCTGTAAAGCCTATGTGCGAGAAGTGCAAGGTCATCAAAAGAAAGGGTAGCATTCGCATTATTTGTGAAAACCCAAAGCATAAGCAGCGTCAGGGTTAA
- the map gene encoding type I methionyl aminopeptidase, translating into MSEVITIKTDEEIQLMREAGKILAQVHEALAKEIHEGMSTLDVDKLGEEIIRSYGCEPNFKGLYGYPGSVCVSVNDEVVHGIPCDDHILVNGDIVSLDTGVLYKGYHSDAARTVPVGEISEEARLLIERTRQSFFQGMKYATAGNHLYDISGAIQEYCEGFGYGVVRDLVGHGIGKSLHEAPEIPNFRRKFRKGPKLLKGMTLAIEPMINAGGPDVAWMDDEWTVVTMDESLSAHYENTIVITDGAPEILTLTPSELANPEGNKWI; encoded by the coding sequence ATGTCAGAAGTTATAACTATTAAAACTGATGAAGAAATTCAATTAATGCGTGAAGCTGGAAAGATTCTTGCTCAGGTTCACGAGGCTTTGGCTAAAGAAATTCACGAAGGAATGTCTACACTTGATGTGGACAAGCTTGGTGAAGAAATAATCAGAAGCTATGGCTGCGAGCCTAACTTCAAGGGCCTTTATGGTTATCCTGGAAGTGTATGCGTTTCTGTGAATGACGAGGTTGTTCATGGTATACCATGCGATGATCACATTCTTGTAAATGGTGATATTGTCAGCTTGGATACAGGTGTTTTGTACAAGGGTTACCATTCAGATGCAGCACGTACAGTTCCAGTTGGTGAAATTAGTGAAGAGGCAAGACTTCTTATAGAAAGAACTCGTCAGTCTTTCTTCCAGGGAATGAAATATGCAACTGCAGGAAACCATCTTTATGATATATCTGGAGCAATTCAGGAGTACTGCGAAGGCTTTGGATATGGAGTTGTCAGAGATTTGGTTGGACATGGCATTGGAAAATCACTTCACGAGGCGCCAGAGATTCCTAATTTCAGACGTAAGTTTAGAAAAGGGCCAAAGCTCCTAAAGGGAATGACATTGGCTATTGAGCCGATGATAAATGCAGGCGGCCCAGATGTTGCCTGGATGGATGATGAGTGGACAGTTGTTACTATGGATGAATCATTATCAGCTCATTATGAGAATACAATTGTTATTACTGATGGGGCTCCTGAGATTCTCACACTTACACCATCGGAGCTTGCAAATCCGGAGGGAAACAAATGGATTTAA
- the rplP gene encoding 50S ribosomal protein L16, with translation MLMPKRAKHRKQFRGNMAGKASRGNKISYGEFGIVATEPAWIKSNQIEAARIAMTRYIKRGGKVWIKIFPDKPVTAKPAETRMGSGKGTLEYWVAVVKPGRVLFEISGVSEEVAREALRLATHKLPCKCKIVSREDLEGGEA, from the coding sequence ATGTTAATGCCAAAGAGAGCGAAGCATAGAAAGCAGTTCCGTGGAAACATGGCTGGAAAAGCTTCAAGAGGAAATAAGATATCTTACGGTGAGTTTGGTATCGTTGCAACTGAGCCAGCTTGGATCAAGTCTAACCAGATCGAGGCAGCTCGTATCGCTATGACACGTTACATTAAGCGTGGTGGTAAGGTTTGGATTAAGATTTTCCCAGACAAGCCAGTTACAGCAAAGCCTGCTGAAACTCGAATGGGTTCAGGAAAGGGTACACTTGAATATTGGGTAGCTGTTGTTAAGCCGGGCCGTGTATTATTCGAGATCTCAGGAGTATCTGAGGAAGTTGCTAGAGAAGCACTTCGTCTCGCTACACACAAACTTCCTTGCAAGTGCAAGATAGTTTCCCGTGAGGATTTAGAAGGCGGTGAAGCATAA
- the rpmC gene encoding 50S ribosomal protein L29, whose product MKNTKYVEDLKNTSVAELNAQLVEAKKELFNLRFQNATNQLDNTARIREVRRNIARIQTVITEAEKNA is encoded by the coding sequence ATGAAGAATACAAAGTACGTAGAAGATTTAAAGAATACTTCAGTAGCAGAGCTTAATGCTCAGCTCGTAGAAGCAAAGAAAGAACTTTTCAACTTAAGATTCCAGAATGCTACAAACCAGTTAGATAACACAGCAAGAATTCGCGAGGTTCGTCGTAACATCGCTCGTATTCAGACTGTTATCACAGAAGCTGAGAAGAATGCATAA